One Banduia mediterranea DNA window includes the following coding sequences:
- a CDS encoding Ig-like domain-containing protein — protein MRGFWTTVVLCAAFLAGCGGGVSSPDFTPKLTGLSVDPPVATVRIGETQTFTATGTFTTQPDSTPDSTTETVSANWSVSDESIATIDGEGTLTAVDDGSVTVTAKKGGITATATVTVSPPTLSSITITPTDPTITIGDTVSFTATGTFQDNPDNPDSEPYEDDVDVTWAGGDPAVATVDANSGVATGVGEGSTSITATSGGISASVTLTVNGIPVLTSIAVTPEMASAPLGRNVEFTATGTFMTEAGTTNTGPVDVQWSSQNEMVATIDEDNGVAHTVTQGSTEIRATNGDVVGTAMLSVTAPVLDQIVVEPDSADIPVGGEQDFTAMGVYSDDPLPRLIADPVSWSSEDTAVVTVDPASGATTTATAVAEGSTAITASSGDISGSASVTVSTPVLTDLVRVEPPVGRVVPGTSTEFKAIGSFNNGNEATIDDSKIEWSSSNVTLATIDDNGVATGIAEGEVTITAILTDCDAGAMCEATAQLVIANAVCSIPLLASEGAQVGSDVTVGCLLCSVDDEENLINDDQTDAASITIPVGLLGAGGSITTAAGSSPPYAVPFAAGTQPGFIVGHPNGQLLTLELLSQIQVSTLLNSTEQESTGDTTPLRLDLLGQNLIGDEASLLSFTATKPYNAIRLTFNSGLATALSSIDVYQACGATELPPPVFDLEAVIGVEPDTKSVLEGSRSEFVLIGRFSDGSEGPIDDSLIDWSSADPAVATINAEGFATGVAVGTTTITGTLKMDAAPEVSMRDASATLTVITDAQACTTQLIAAKGAVVTNDTGGVCLLCSVSNTDNIVDEPLDTYSTMSVPVALLQGEASVTVSLQADNAYELPFEGGDDAGFLISRPAGVLLTAEIGSQVEVSTLLNGIVQESSGDTLPLRLDLLGAQLTDNVDSDAALATIPTTMPYDSLRLTFHAGLATVLSSVQINAACATAAIPSAP, from the coding sequence ATGAGGGGATTCTGGACGACGGTCGTGCTGTGCGCGGCTTTTCTTGCCGGTTGCGGCGGCGGTGTCAGCAGCCCGGATTTCACACCCAAACTCACCGGCCTCAGCGTCGACCCGCCCGTAGCGACGGTCCGCATTGGTGAAACCCAGACTTTCACGGCGACCGGGACGTTCACCACCCAGCCGGACAGCACTCCCGACAGCACCACCGAAACGGTATCCGCGAACTGGAGCGTCAGCGACGAATCGATCGCGACCATCGACGGGGAAGGCACGCTGACCGCCGTCGACGACGGCAGCGTCACCGTGACCGCGAAAAAGGGCGGTATCACCGCCACCGCCACGGTCACCGTGTCGCCACCGACTCTGAGCAGTATCACCATCACGCCCACCGACCCGACGATCACGATCGGCGACACGGTCAGCTTCACCGCCACCGGCACCTTCCAGGACAACCCGGACAACCCGGACAGCGAACCGTACGAAGACGACGTGGACGTGACCTGGGCCGGCGGCGACCCGGCCGTGGCCACCGTCGACGCCAACAGCGGCGTCGCCACCGGCGTCGGTGAGGGCTCCACATCGATCACCGCCACCAGCGGCGGCATCAGCGCCTCGGTGACCTTGACGGTCAACGGCATCCCGGTCCTGACCTCGATCGCGGTCACGCCGGAAATGGCGAGCGCGCCTCTGGGCCGCAACGTCGAATTCACCGCCACCGGCACCTTCATGACCGAAGCCGGCACCACCAACACCGGCCCGGTCGACGTGCAGTGGAGCAGCCAGAACGAAATGGTCGCCACCATCGACGAGGACAACGGCGTTGCCCATACCGTGACCCAGGGTTCGACCGAAATCCGTGCCACCAACGGCGACGTCGTCGGCACCGCCATGCTGTCCGTGACGGCGCCGGTACTGGATCAAATCGTGGTCGAACCCGACAGTGCCGACATCCCGGTCGGCGGTGAACAGGATTTCACCGCGATGGGCGTCTACAGCGACGACCCGCTGCCGCGCCTGATCGCCGACCCCGTGAGCTGGAGTTCCGAGGACACGGCCGTGGTCACCGTCGACCCCGCAAGCGGTGCCACCACCACGGCCACCGCCGTGGCCGAAGGCAGCACCGCCATCACCGCCAGCAGCGGCGACATCAGCGGCAGCGCCAGCGTCACCGTCAGCACGCCGGTGCTGACCGATCTGGTTCGCGTGGAACCGCCGGTGGGCCGCGTGGTGCCGGGAACCTCGACCGAGTTCAAGGCCATCGGCAGCTTCAACAACGGCAACGAGGCGACGATCGACGACAGCAAGATCGAATGGTCCAGCAGCAATGTCACGCTGGCCACCATCGACGACAACGGCGTCGCCACCGGCATCGCCGAGGGCGAAGTCACGATTACCGCGATCCTCACCGACTGCGACGCCGGCGCCATGTGCGAGGCCACCGCGCAACTGGTGATCGCCAACGCCGTCTGCTCGATTCCGCTGCTGGCCAGCGAGGGCGCCCAGGTCGGTTCCGATGTCACGGTCGGCTGCCTGCTGTGCTCGGTCGACGACGAGGAAAACCTCATCAACGACGACCAGACCGACGCCGCGTCGATCACCATTCCGGTCGGCCTGCTCGGCGCAGGCGGCTCCATCACCACGGCCGCCGGCTCCTCGCCGCCGTACGCGGTGCCGTTCGCCGCCGGAACCCAGCCGGGCTTCATCGTCGGCCACCCCAACGGACAGCTGCTGACCTTGGAACTGCTGTCGCAGATCCAGGTCAGCACGCTGCTCAACAGCACCGAACAGGAGTCCACCGGCGATACCACGCCGCTGCGGCTGGACCTGCTGGGTCAGAACCTGATCGGCGACGAAGCCAGCCTGCTGTCCTTCACCGCCACCAAGCCGTACAACGCGATTCGCCTCACGTTCAATTCCGGTCTGGCCACGGCATTGAGCAGCATCGATGTGTACCAGGCCTGCGGCGCCACCGAACTGCCGCCGCCGGTGTTCGATCTCGAGGCAGTGATCGGGGTCGAACCGGACACCAAATCGGTGCTCGAAGGCAGCCGCTCGGAGTTCGTGCTGATCGGCCGCTTCAGTGACGGCAGCGAAGGCCCCATCGACGACTCGCTGATCGACTGGAGCAGCGCCGACCCGGCGGTCGCCACCATCAACGCCGAAGGTTTCGCCACCGGCGTGGCGGTCGGCACGACCACCATCACCGGCACGCTGAAGATGGATGCCGCGCCGGAAGTGTCGATGCGCGACGCCAGCGCCACGCTCACCGTCATCACCGATGCCCAGGCCTGCACCACGCAGCTGATCGCCGCGAAGGGCGCCGTCGTTACCAACGACACCGGCGGCGTGTGCCTGCTGTGCAGCGTGTCCAACACCGACAATATCGTCGATGAACCGCTCGACACCTACTCCACCATGTCGGTCCCGGTGGCGCTGCTGCAGGGCGAAGCCTCGGTGACGGTGTCGCTGCAAGCGGACAACGCCTACGAACTGCCGTTCGAGGGCGGCGACGACGCCGGCTTCCTCATCAGCCGCCCGGCCGGTGTGCTGCTGACGGCGGAAATCGGTTCCCAGGTCGAAGTCTCCACGCTGCTCAACGGCATCGTGCAGGAAAGCAGCGGCGACACCCTTCCGCTGCGGCTGGACCTGCTCGGCGCCCAGCTCACCGACAACGTCGACAGCGACGCGGCGCTGGCGACGATTCCGACGACGATGCCCTACGACTCGCTGCGGCTGACTTTCCACGCCGGCCTGGCCACGGTCTTGTCGAGCGTTCAGATCAACGCCGCCTGTGCAACCGCGGCCATACCGTCGGCGCCGTAG
- the lolB gene encoding lipoprotein insertase outer membrane protein LolB, with translation MRHAARWIEALALGVALLISGCATLGGPAQSEAPADWQARQQALGAIASFGLEGRVSARGPVSGSANLLWNQRDADYSLRLSGPFGAGAVLIEGTQEQATIRHKDQTLVTRDPEATLRSQLGWTLPVDKLRWWILGLPAPNAPAQTQFDAQARLRNLTQAGWTVNYEEYRTAPALAPVFDLPRRLSLTQGELSVRVLVDQWEPGT, from the coding sequence ATGCGCCACGCGGCCCGCTGGATCGAGGCCCTGGCTCTCGGCGTCGCACTGCTGATCAGTGGTTGCGCAACGCTGGGCGGGCCTGCGCAAAGCGAGGCGCCGGCCGACTGGCAGGCGCGCCAGCAGGCGCTCGGCGCGATCGCCAGCTTCGGGCTCGAAGGCCGCGTCTCGGCGCGCGGCCCGGTGTCCGGAAGCGCGAACCTGCTGTGGAATCAACGTGACGCCGACTATTCGCTGCGACTCTCCGGCCCGTTCGGCGCCGGCGCGGTATTGATCGAGGGGACTCAGGAACAGGCCACGATCCGGCACAAGGACCAGACCCTGGTCACCCGCGATCCCGAAGCCACGCTGCGTAGTCAGCTCGGCTGGACGCTGCCGGTCGACAAGCTGCGTTGGTGGATACTCGGCCTGCCGGCGCCGAATGCGCCGGCGCAGACTCAATTCGATGCGCAGGCGCGCCTGCGCAATCTGACTCAGGCCGGCTGGACCGTGAACTACGAGGAATACCGCACCGCGCCGGCGCTGGCGCCGGTTTTCGACCTGCCGCGGCGCCTCAGCCTGACTCAGGGCGAACTCTCGGTGCGCGTGCTCGTGGATCAATGGGAGCCCGGCACTTGA
- a CDS encoding HesA/MoeB/ThiF family protein, with the protein MSDLSRYSRQVVLREVGVNGQQLLRDSSVLVIGLGGLGCAASLYLAGAGIGRLVLADRDRVDRSNLQRQILYSQGDVGRAKTEAAAERLAGFNREVEIEIHEGRLDEDRLATMLRGVDLALDCTDNFPTRFAINGACVRARKPLVSGAAIRFEGQLAVFDARRADSPCYACLFPDAGEAAERCEEAGILGPVVGSVGNLQALAAIKLLLGLADEAGTLHLWDALNMDWKRWRVPRDPGCPVCGLHDD; encoded by the coding sequence ATGAGTGATCTGTCCCGCTACAGCCGTCAGGTGGTGCTGCGTGAAGTCGGCGTCAACGGCCAGCAATTATTGCGCGATTCCAGCGTACTGGTGATCGGCTTGGGTGGGCTGGGCTGCGCCGCCAGTCTCTATCTGGCCGGCGCCGGCATCGGGCGACTGGTGCTGGCCGACCGTGATCGCGTGGATCGGTCGAACCTGCAAAGGCAGATTCTGTACAGCCAGGGTGATGTCGGCCGAGCCAAGACCGAGGCCGCCGCCGAGCGCCTGGCCGGGTTCAACCGCGAGGTCGAGATCGAAATCCACGAAGGCCGGCTCGACGAGGATCGACTGGCGACGATGCTGCGCGGCGTGGATCTGGCGCTGGATTGCACCGACAACTTCCCGACGCGTTTCGCGATCAACGGCGCCTGCGTGCGTGCCCGCAAACCCCTGGTGTCCGGCGCCGCGATCCGTTTCGAAGGCCAGCTCGCGGTGTTCGATGCGCGGCGCGCGGACAGCCCCTGCTATGCCTGCCTGTTCCCGGATGCCGGCGAGGCGGCCGAACGCTGCGAGGAAGCCGGCATCCTCGGGCCGGTCGTCGGTAGCGTCGGCAACCTGCAGGCGCTGGCCGCGATCAAATTGCTGCTAGGCCTCGCAGACGAGGCCGGCACCCTGCATCTCTGGGATGCGCTCAACATGGACTGGAAGCGCTGGCGCGTGCCACGCGATCCCGGCTGCCCCGTTTGCGGACTTCACGATGACTGA
- the prmC gene encoding peptide chain release factor N(5)-glutamine methyltransferase, whose product MTASPVSHRVTTVADALTGASKRIAAVSDSPGLDAELLLAQILKLRRAQLPIRGADVLSASSAQAFEALVARRCQGEPVAYLRGSKGFWTLDLEVTPAVLVPRPETELLVEWALQCVHDVAQPALVDLGTGSGAIGLSLASERGDAQILATDRSASALAVARANASRLNLSVEFQRGDWYAACAGRRFELVVSNPPYVAGDDRHLDALRAEPREALTPEGDGLSALRAIIAGAPGHLKAGGRLLVEHGADQGAAVRALFEAAGFTAIETRRDLAGLERASGGIRA is encoded by the coding sequence GTGACGGCATCGCCAGTCAGTCATCGCGTGACGACGGTCGCCGACGCGCTCACGGGCGCGAGCAAGCGTATCGCCGCGGTCTCCGATTCGCCGGGGCTGGACGCCGAACTGCTGCTGGCGCAGATATTGAAGCTGCGTCGCGCGCAGCTTCCGATTCGCGGCGCCGATGTATTGAGCGCAAGCTCGGCGCAAGCGTTCGAGGCTCTGGTCGCGCGGCGCTGTCAGGGCGAGCCGGTGGCCTATCTGCGCGGCAGCAAAGGATTCTGGACGCTGGACCTGGAGGTGACGCCGGCCGTCCTGGTGCCGCGGCCCGAGACCGAACTGCTGGTCGAATGGGCATTGCAGTGTGTGCACGACGTGGCGCAGCCGGCGCTGGTCGATCTCGGCACCGGCAGCGGCGCCATCGGGCTGTCCCTGGCCAGTGAACGCGGTGATGCGCAGATCCTGGCGACCGACCGCAGCGCGAGTGCTCTGGCCGTGGCCCGGGCCAATGCGAGCCGGCTGAACCTCTCGGTCGAATTCCAGCGCGGTGACTGGTATGCGGCCTGCGCCGGCCGACGCTTCGAGCTGGTCGTGTCGAATCCACCGTATGTCGCCGGCGATGACCGGCATCTGGACGCGCTGCGCGCGGAACCGCGTGAAGCGCTGACGCCGGAAGGCGATGGCCTGTCGGCGCTGCGCGCGATCATCGCCGGAGCACCCGGGCATCTGAAGGCCGGCGGCCGACTGCTGGTCGAGCATGGCGCCGATCAGGGCGCCGCCGTGCGTGCGCTGTTCGAAGCCGCCGGATTCACCGCCATCGAAACCCGCCGCGACCTTGCCGGGCTCGAACGCGCCAGCGGAGGTATCCGCGCATGA
- the ispE gene encoding 4-(cytidine 5'-diphospho)-2-C-methyl-D-erythritol kinase, with the protein MGARHLSSRLGFSAWPAPAKLNLFLHVTGRRADGYHQLQTLFRLVDWGDRLHLRVRDDDRIRRTTPLPDIAEASDLSLRAARALQAASGCRLGADIAIDKRLPFGAGLGGGSSDAATTLVALNLLWKLGLSVDRLAAIGLQLGADVPVFVRGHNAWAEGVGEILQPVALPSSWYVIACPECSVNTGTVFNDASLRRDHPVVDFADFKAGRCTNVCEPVTRRLFPPVEETFRQFQGLGAAPRLSGTGASVFAEFSTFEAAETLRSRWSGPGLCMVTPGLAHSPLLDLVQ; encoded by the coding sequence ATGGGAGCCCGGCACTTGAGCTCGCGCCTGGGATTCAGTGCCTGGCCGGCACCGGCCAAGCTCAATCTGTTTCTGCATGTCACCGGTCGCCGCGCCGACGGCTATCACCAGCTGCAGACGCTGTTCCGGCTCGTCGACTGGGGCGACCGCCTGCACCTGCGAGTCCGCGACGACGATCGCATCCGCCGTACCACGCCGCTGCCCGATATCGCGGAGGCCTCCGACCTGAGCCTGCGCGCGGCCCGCGCCCTGCAGGCCGCCAGCGGCTGCCGCCTCGGCGCCGATATCGCCATCGACAAACGCCTGCCTTTCGGCGCCGGCCTTGGCGGCGGCTCCAGCGACGCCGCCACCACCCTGGTCGCCCTCAACCTGTTATGGAAACTGGGGCTGTCGGTGGACCGGCTGGCGGCGATCGGCCTGCAACTCGGTGCCGACGTGCCGGTGTTCGTCCGTGGCCACAATGCCTGGGCCGAGGGCGTCGGCGAAATCCTGCAGCCGGTGGCGCTGCCGTCGAGCTGGTACGTCATCGCCTGCCCCGAGTGCAGCGTGAATACCGGCACCGTATTCAACGACGCGTCTCTGCGCCGCGACCATCCAGTGGTGGATTTCGCCGACTTCAAGGCCGGCCGCTGCACTAACGTCTGTGAACCGGTGACGCGGCGCCTGTTCCCCCCGGTCGAGGAGACTTTCCGCCAGTTCCAAGGGCTCGGTGCCGCGCCCCGCCTCTCCGGCACCGGCGCCAGCGTGTTTGCGGAATTCTCGACTTTCGAGGCCGCCGAAACTCTGCGTTCGCGATGGTCCGGCCCCGGCCTGTGCATGGTCACGCCGGGGCTGGCCCACTCGCCGCTGCTCGATTTGGTGCAATAA
- the prfA gene encoding peptide chain release factor 1 yields MKPSLLAKLERLVERRDEVGRELSDPDVIGDQTRFRRLSQEYAQLESLTDTFGRWRAAGEELASLTQMREDSDAEMRELANAEWPAATERRDALERELMGFLVPRDPLDHANVYLEIRAGTGGDEAAIFAGDLLRMYTRYAETRGWQVDLLSDSAGEHGGYKEVIARVAGEGAYSMLKFESGGHRVQRVPETESQGRIHTSAATVAVMPEVEDAEQIDINPADLKVDTYRSSGAGGQHVNKTESAIRITHLPSGLVVECQEERSQHKNRARAMSLLQARLNDLERSQRERETAATRKKLVGSGDRSERIRTYNFPQGRITDHRINLTLYQLERVIQGSLDEVIQPLQAEHQAALLAEAAEAP; encoded by the coding sequence ATGAAGCCCAGCCTGCTTGCCAAACTCGAACGATTGGTCGAACGCCGTGACGAGGTCGGCCGCGAACTGTCCGACCCCGACGTGATCGGTGATCAGACCCGCTTCCGCCGCCTGTCGCAGGAATACGCGCAGTTGGAGTCGCTGACCGACACCTTCGGCCGTTGGCGCGCGGCTGGCGAGGAGCTTGCCAGTCTCACGCAGATGCGTGAGGACAGCGACGCCGAGATGCGCGAACTCGCCAATGCCGAATGGCCCGCCGCGACCGAGCGGCGCGATGCCCTGGAACGCGAGCTGATGGGTTTTCTGGTGCCGCGCGATCCGCTGGACCACGCCAACGTCTACCTCGAAATTCGGGCCGGCACCGGCGGCGACGAGGCCGCGATTTTTGCCGGCGATCTGTTGCGCATGTACACGCGCTACGCCGAGACGCGCGGCTGGCAGGTGGATCTGCTGTCCGACAGTGCCGGCGAGCACGGCGGCTACAAGGAAGTCATCGCGCGGGTGGCCGGCGAGGGTGCTTATTCCATGCTCAAGTTTGAATCCGGCGGTCATCGCGTGCAGCGCGTGCCCGAAACCGAATCGCAGGGCCGCATCCACACCTCGGCTGCCACCGTTGCGGTCATGCCCGAAGTCGAGGATGCCGAGCAGATCGACATCAACCCGGCCGATCTCAAGGTCGACACCTACCGCTCGTCCGGCGCCGGCGGCCAGCACGTCAACAAGACCGAATCGGCGATACGCATCACCCATCTTCCGTCCGGGCTGGTGGTGGAATGCCAGGAGGAACGCAGCCAGCACAAGAATCGCGCACGTGCGATGTCGCTGCTGCAGGCGCGGCTCAATGATCTGGAGCGCAGCCAGCGCGAGCGCGAAACGGCGGCCACGCGCAAGAAGCTGGTCGGCAGCGGCGACCGTTCCGAGCGCATCCGCACCTACAATTTTCCGCAGGGCCGGATTACCGACCACCGCATCAATCTCACGCTGTACCAGCTCGAACGCGTGATTCAGGGCTCGCTCGACGAGGTGATCCAGCCCTTGCAGGCCGAGCACCAGGCTGCACTGCTGGCCGAAGCCGCGGAGGCGCCATGA
- a CDS encoding tetratricopeptide repeat protein encodes MTPPSAIEIAQVEPRVDTPSTRLLYHMMAGELAEGRGMPGVAAREFRQVLAARPDAQLAARTTALSLAANDMDLAVESAETWQSIDPDELSANEVLARLYLRQDRIDDVLRQSRPLIEAHPGGRGEGFRALALLLSQEPKNAGSALKVLQTLADENEHDPAAYYAVGLIAVRYDELGLAEQSARRALEIDPAHKEAILLLAGVQVRQGETEQADKTLNQALRDNPNAAELRVGYAKLLLETDQIGRARKQLELALQSERNNADALYALSLIELDQRNIDAARGHLQQLINSGQRRDEAAYYLGRIAEVDKQPQKALEWYSQVEGGPQGLDAVMRIAAVEAQLGRVDEARSQLERLRRAYPQLSTRLYSAEGEILYASEEYPAALEMYEQALDEHPDDADLLYGRSLVQEQLGNIGAAEADLRRIVSLDPEDARALNALGYMLTTHTQRFQEALGLIKRAAELTPNDAAVIDSLGWVHYRLGDLQQAHDYLQRAFDHMRDPEIAAHLGEVLWQMGRQSEARQVWETALRDDPDHPVLRETVGRLAR; translated from the coding sequence ATGACGCCGCCTTCGGCGATCGAAATCGCCCAGGTCGAGCCCCGCGTCGATACCCCGTCAACGCGTCTGCTGTACCACATGATGGCCGGCGAACTGGCGGAAGGTCGCGGCATGCCGGGCGTGGCCGCACGCGAATTCAGGCAGGTGCTCGCGGCGCGGCCCGACGCTCAGCTGGCCGCACGCACCACGGCACTGTCGCTGGCGGCCAATGATATGGATCTGGCGGTCGAATCCGCCGAGACCTGGCAGTCGATCGATCCCGATGAACTCAGCGCCAACGAAGTTCTTGCCCGGCTCTATCTGCGCCAGGACCGGATCGACGACGTGCTGCGCCAGTCGCGACCGCTGATCGAGGCACATCCCGGCGGGCGCGGTGAAGGTTTCCGTGCGCTGGCGCTGCTGCTCAGCCAGGAGCCGAAAAATGCCGGCTCGGCTCTGAAAGTGCTGCAGACGCTGGCCGACGAGAACGAGCACGATCCGGCCGCCTATTACGCGGTCGGCCTGATCGCGGTGCGTTACGACGAACTCGGACTCGCCGAACAGTCCGCACGCCGCGCCCTGGAAATCGACCCCGCTCACAAGGAAGCGATCCTGCTGCTGGCCGGCGTGCAGGTCCGCCAGGGCGAAACCGAACAGGCCGACAAGACACTCAATCAAGCGCTGCGAGACAACCCCAACGCCGCCGAACTGCGTGTCGGCTACGCCAAGCTGCTGCTCGAAACCGACCAGATCGGACGCGCCCGCAAGCAGCTCGAACTGGCCTTGCAAAGTGAAAGGAACAACGCCGATGCGCTCTACGCGCTGTCGCTGATCGAACTGGATCAACGCAATATCGATGCGGCTCGCGGCCATTTGCAGCAGCTGATCAATAGCGGCCAGCGCCGCGATGAGGCCGCCTACTACCTCGGCCGTATCGCCGAAGTCGACAAGCAACCGCAGAAGGCGCTGGAGTGGTACAGCCAGGTCGAAGGTGGCCCGCAGGGTCTGGACGCGGTGATGCGCATCGCTGCCGTCGAGGCCCAGCTCGGACGGGTCGACGAGGCCCGCTCGCAGCTCGAACGCCTGCGCCGCGCCTATCCGCAGCTCAGCACCCGCCTGTACTCGGCCGAAGGCGAAATCCTCTACGCCTCCGAGGAATACCCGGCCGCGCTGGAGATGTACGAGCAGGCGCTGGACGAGCATCCGGACGATGCCGACCTGCTCTATGGCCGCTCGCTGGTCCAAGAACAGCTCGGCAATATCGGAGCGGCCGAGGCCGATCTGCGCCGGATCGTCTCACTGGACCCCGAAGATGCGCGCGCGCTCAATGCACTCGGTTACATGCTGACCACGCACACGCAGCGTTTTCAGGAAGCGCTGGGCCTGATCAAACGCGCCGCCGAACTGACACCCAACGATGCCGCCGTGATCGACAGCCTCGGCTGGGTGCACTACCGCCTGGGCGACCTGCAGCAGGCGCACGACTACCTGCAACGCGCCTTCGACCACATGCGCGATCCGGAAATCGCCGCGCACCTGGGCGAGGTGCTGTGGCAGATGGGCCGCCAGTCCGAGGCCCGCCAAGTCTGGGAAACGGCTCTGCGCGACGACCCTGACCATCCGGTGCTGCGCGAAACGGTCGGGCGTCTCGCCCGCTGA
- the hemA gene encoding glutamyl-tRNA reductase, whose protein sequence is MALITLGLSHHAAPLDVRERLAFTDADLPDALARLRRLPGVSEAAIVSTCNRTEVVTVADPSVEGELIAWWGRERNAEAELIRRYSFTHRDLESVIHKLRVAAGLDSMILGEPQILGQMKQSYAVAQSEKSVGPVLSRLFQHSFAVAKLVRNQTDIGAHPVSVAYAAVTMAKRIFSDLSAQTALLIGAGEMVQLIARHLVGQGVGRIIVANRSLDRAEKLARELHGYAVPLSDLPAYVASADLVIASTGSRDPVLDIAVVKRAVSIRRHKPQFMIDLAVPRDIDPRVGSLEDVYLYTVDDLRTVISENLKFREQAARQGEALVQQYALEFNRWLESRDVGDTIRRIRAKARLQRDEVLERARKRLANGEDPEAVMAFVADTLSNKLLHAPSAQMRKADAVEQAMLMSTAEKLFDLGGE, encoded by the coding sequence ATGGCCCTGATAACACTGGGGCTCAGCCACCACGCCGCACCGCTGGACGTGCGCGAGCGGCTGGCCTTTACCGATGCGGATTTGCCCGACGCGCTGGCGCGTCTGCGGCGGCTGCCGGGCGTCTCCGAGGCTGCCATCGTCTCCACCTGCAACCGCACCGAAGTGGTGACGGTCGCCGACCCCTCGGTCGAGGGTGAGCTGATCGCCTGGTGGGGCCGCGAGCGCAACGCCGAGGCCGAGCTGATCCGCCGCTATTCGTTTACCCATCGCGATCTCGAAAGTGTGATCCACAAGCTGCGCGTGGCCGCGGGGCTGGACTCGATGATCCTCGGCGAGCCACAGATACTCGGGCAGATGAAGCAGTCCTACGCGGTGGCGCAATCCGAGAAATCGGTGGGGCCGGTGCTGTCGCGGCTGTTCCAGCATTCGTTTGCCGTGGCCAAGCTGGTGCGCAACCAGACGGACATCGGCGCGCATCCGGTGTCGGTGGCCTACGCCGCGGTGACGATGGCGAAACGCATTTTTTCGGACCTTTCGGCACAGACGGCGCTGCTGATCGGTGCCGGGGAGATGGTGCAGCTGATCGCGCGGCACCTGGTCGGGCAGGGCGTGGGGCGCATCATCGTCGCCAATCGCAGCCTTGACCGCGCCGAGAAGCTGGCGCGCGAGCTGCACGGCTACGCAGTGCCGCTGTCGGACCTTCCGGCCTATGTGGCCAGCGCCGATCTGGTGATCGCGAGCACTGGCAGCCGTGACCCGGTGCTCGACATCGCCGTGGTCAAGCGCGCGGTGTCGATCCGCCGGCACAAGCCGCAGTTCATGATCGATCTGGCGGTGCCGCGCGACATCGATCCGCGTGTCGGTTCGTTGGAGGATGTCTATCTGTATACGGTCGATGACCTGCGGACCGTGATCTCCGAAAACCTCAAGTTCCGCGAGCAGGCCGCCCGACAGGGCGAGGCGCTGGTCCAGCAATACGCGCTGGAGTTCAACCGCTGGCTCGAAAGCCGTGATGTCGGCGATACCATTCGCCGGATTCGCGCCAAGGCGCGGCTGCAGCGTGATGAGGTGCTGGAGCGGGCGCGCAAGCGACTCGCCAATGGCGAAGATCCCGAGGCGGTGATGGCTTTCGTTGCCGATACCTTGTCGAACAAGCTGCTGCACGCGCCATCGGCGCAGATGCGCAAGGCCGATGCGGTAGAGCAGGCGATGCTGATGTCCACGGCCGAGAAGCTGTTCGATTTGGGAGGCGAGTGA